The following coding sequences lie in one Lysobacter capsici genomic window:
- a CDS encoding branched-chain amino acid transaminase codes for MQYPEWIWHNGAIKRWAEATTHVMSHALHYGSSVFEGIRTYDTPNGPIIFRLNDHNTRLFASAKIYDMGIPYSLAQLNEACHEVIKANGNTTDYLRPVAYRGLGGFGLSADTPTDVAVATWKMGQYLGASVLEEGIDACVSSWQRFAPNTIPAGAKAGGNYLSGQLVAREARRLGFGEGIALASTGLLSEGAGENLFLVFNGALHTTPVSAALLNGLTRNTIITLARDVGIEVVERDLPREYLYLCDELFMCGTAAEITPIRSVDGRQVGTGRRGPVTERIQELFFGLFSGKTADKYGWLEAVK; via the coding sequence ATGCAATACCCCGAATGGATCTGGCACAACGGTGCGATCAAGCGCTGGGCCGAAGCGACCACCCACGTCATGTCGCACGCGCTGCATTACGGCTCGTCGGTGTTCGAAGGCATCCGCACGTACGACACGCCGAACGGCCCGATCATCTTCCGTCTGAACGACCACAACACGCGTCTGTTCGCCTCGGCGAAGATCTACGACATGGGCATTCCGTATTCGTTGGCGCAGCTCAACGAGGCGTGCCACGAAGTCATCAAGGCCAACGGCAACACCACCGATTACCTGCGTCCGGTCGCGTACCGCGGCCTGGGCGGCTTCGGCCTGTCGGCCGACACCCCGACCGACGTCGCCGTGGCGACCTGGAAGATGGGCCAGTACCTCGGCGCCAGCGTGCTCGAAGAAGGCATCGACGCCTGCGTGTCGAGCTGGCAGCGGTTCGCGCCGAACACCATCCCGGCCGGCGCCAAGGCCGGCGGCAATTATCTGTCGGGCCAGTTGGTCGCGCGCGAAGCGCGTCGCCTGGGCTTCGGCGAAGGCATCGCGCTGGCCTCGACCGGCCTGCTGTCGGAAGGCGCGGGCGAGAATCTGTTCCTGGTCTTCAACGGCGCGCTGCACACCACCCCGGTCAGCGCCGCGCTGCTCAACGGCCTGACCCGCAACACCATCATCACCCTGGCGCGCGACGTCGGCATCGAAGTGGTCGAACGCGACCTGCCGCGCGAGTACCTGTACCTGTGCGACGAGTTGTTCATGTGCGGCACCGCCGCGGAGATCACCCCGATCCGTTCGGTCGACGGCCGCCAGGTCGGCACCGGCCGTCGCGGCCCGGTGACCGAGCGCATCCAGGAGCTGTTCTTCGGATTGTTCAGCGGCAAGACCGCGGACAAGTACGGTTGGCTCGAAGCGGTCAAGTAA
- a CDS encoding DUF4124 domain-containing protein: MSWLALHPAAAQAQIRRCTDAHGNSVYTDRDCATAGGVDRLPRGAAPATAQQTPYTGGCARNLRDLVGQITSAIDAHDGNKLASVYHWAGMSDERAYAVIERLDAIAQRPLLDIAPVMPSVADPEAAPGAWTTLPPAAPNAALAPLPPITPSAPAGLGRPAGMSGEQTSQAAPAAEAAVQTIAAPAPAPHRRAPVALRLEQTLGNGVTPSRTVFGLTRHYGCWWIKG; the protein is encoded by the coding sequence ATGAGCTGGCTCGCACTGCATCCCGCCGCCGCCCAGGCGCAGATCCGCCGCTGCACGGATGCACACGGCAATTCGGTCTACACCGATCGCGACTGCGCCACCGCCGGCGGCGTCGACCGCCTGCCGCGCGGCGCCGCGCCCGCGACGGCGCAGCAAACGCCCTACACCGGCGGCTGCGCGCGCAATCTGCGCGACCTGGTCGGCCAGATCACCAGCGCGATCGACGCCCACGACGGCAACAAGCTCGCCTCGGTGTATCACTGGGCCGGCATGTCCGACGAACGCGCCTATGCGGTGATCGAACGACTCGATGCGATCGCGCAACGTCCGCTGCTCGACATCGCACCGGTGATGCCGTCGGTGGCCGACCCCGAAGCCGCACCCGGCGCATGGACCACCTTGCCGCCGGCCGCGCCGAACGCCGCGCTCGCGCCGCTGCCGCCGATCACGCCGTCCGCGCCCGCCGGGCTGGGGCGTCCGGCCGGCATGAGCGGCGAGCAGACGTCGCAGGCGGCCCCGGCCGCCGAAGCCGCCGTGCAGACCATCGCGGCGCCCGCGCCTGCGCCGCATCGGCGCGCACCGGTCGCACTGCGCCTGGAACAGACCCTCGGCAACGGCGTCACTCCGTCGCGCACCGTGTTCGGCCTGACCCGCCACTACGGCTGCTGGTGGATCAAAGGCTGA
- a CDS encoding DUF6053 domain-containing protein: MRGCGFALGSGWAGAGLSAGFAAIGAKGVGLESPPTTALPQQPSSASRSFVGGLSSPMLLYQPRRNPLQSPQKLAAASTPRRASEQNHRGNRSHTATAAATATISGTPPPSPRVRSTRGHCCSWPRCPSAHRCR, encoded by the coding sequence GTGCGGGGGTGTGGATTTGCGCTTGGGTCGGGATGGGCGGGTGCGGGCTTGAGTGCTGGGTTTGCTGCGATCGGAGCGAAAGGCGTCGGGCTTGAAAGCCCTCCCACAACAGCCCTCCCACAACAGCCCTCGTCGGCATCGAGGTCTTTTGTGGGAGGGCTTTCAAGCCCGATGCTCTTGTATCAGCCGCGACGAAACCCGCTGCAATCTCCCCAAAAACTCGCCGCGGCATCCACGCCGCGGCGAGCATCGGAACAAAATCATCGCGGCAACCGCAGCCACACAGCCACGGCCGCCGCGACCGCAACGATCAGCGGAACGCCGCCACCGTCGCCGCGCGTTCGTTCAACACGCGGGCATTGTTGCTCTTGGCCGCGGTGCCCATCGGCGCACCGTTGTAGGTGA
- a CDS encoding M12 family metallo-peptidase, protein MSARHTLLPLNFAIALSLGLAGAASAAEPAPLFSTPAASIARNLNSDLAYQAVKSDRAAVKVDLVRADAAQINETQEELLLNLAPGVNLKAHKLQAQRKADGIVIWQGLVGDPNAQLKRINQFTGAELIDNPEESAIIVRQGNQMSGTVRSGGKLYRIDPLKNGGHTVSLINEALMPPDHPAAAYTAQPIMPRITDLKFDEAAAAQKAPYIVRVMVVYTQAAANAVGNTLTKANLAITESNQSFVNSAVNVRFELAGQYTNSYVSAGFDTDLSRFRGTTDGYLDSYHTTRNSIAADVNVLVITDPAYCGLGYLNSNAASAFTVVGASCMTGYYSFAHEIGHNFGAQHDPATSTNTTYAYGHGYWGPGNAWRTIMAYSCGSNCPRLNYWSNPNITYNGAPMGTAAKSNNARVLNERAATVAAFR, encoded by the coding sequence ATGTCCGCACGCCACACACTGTTGCCCCTGAATTTCGCCATCGCCCTTTCGCTGGGCCTCGCCGGCGCCGCCTCGGCCGCCGAACCGGCCCCGCTGTTCTCCACGCCCGCCGCCAGCATCGCGCGCAACCTCAATAGCGATCTGGCCTATCAAGCGGTCAAGTCCGATCGCGCCGCGGTCAAGGTCGACCTGGTCCGCGCCGATGCCGCGCAGATCAACGAGACGCAGGAAGAACTGCTGCTCAACCTCGCGCCGGGCGTCAATCTGAAGGCGCACAAGCTGCAGGCGCAGCGCAAGGCCGACGGCATCGTGATCTGGCAGGGCCTGGTCGGCGATCCGAACGCCCAGCTCAAGCGCATCAACCAGTTCACCGGCGCCGAGCTGATCGACAATCCGGAAGAGTCGGCCATCATCGTGCGCCAGGGCAATCAGATGTCCGGCACCGTGCGCAGCGGCGGCAAGCTCTACCGCATCGATCCGCTCAAGAACGGCGGCCACACCGTCAGCCTGATCAACGAAGCGTTGATGCCGCCCGATCATCCGGCCGCGGCCTATACCGCCCAGCCGATCATGCCCCGCATCACCGATCTCAAGTTCGACGAAGCCGCCGCCGCGCAGAAAGCGCCGTACATCGTGCGGGTGATGGTGGTCTACACCCAGGCCGCCGCCAATGCGGTCGGCAACACCTTGACCAAGGCCAACCTCGCGATCACCGAGAGCAACCAGAGCTTCGTCAACAGCGCGGTCAACGTGCGTTTCGAACTGGCCGGCCAGTACACCAACAGCTATGTCAGCGCCGGCTTCGACACCGACCTGAGCCGTTTCCGCGGCACCACCGACGGCTACCTCGACAGCTACCACACCACCCGCAACAGCATCGCCGCCGACGTCAACGTGCTGGTCATCACCGATCCGGCGTATTGCGGCCTGGGCTATCTGAACTCGAACGCGGCCAGTGCCTTCACCGTGGTCGGCGCCAGCTGCATGACCGGTTACTACAGCTTCGCTCATGAGATCGGCCACAACTTCGGCGCGCAGCACGATCCGGCCACCAGCACCAACACCACCTATGCCTACGGCCACGGCTACTGGGGTCCGGGCAATGCGTGGCGCACGATCATGGCCTACAGCTGCGGTTCCAACTGCCCGCGCCTGAACTACTGGTCGAACCCGAACATCACCTACAACGGTGCGCCGATGGGCACCGCGGCCAAGAGCAACAATGCCCGCGTGTTGAACGAACGCGCGGCGACGGTGGCGGCGTTCCGCTGA
- the metF gene encoding methylenetetrahydrofolate reductase [NAD(P)H] translates to MLPISFEFYPPKTDEQRGQLDKTAAKLKPYAPNYVSCTFGAGGSTLSYTPETIRRLRAKHQLDAAPHLSCVGGTRAEIRELLQLYREIGCKRLVTLRGDLPSGMASAGDLRYANELVEFIRAETGDHFHIEVAAYPETHPQARDAHSDLENFKRKVRAGANGAITQYFYNADAYFRFVDDVRAAGIDIPIVPGIMPISNFSQLRRFSDMCGAEIPRWVAQRMHAYGDDADSIREFGADVVARLCSRLIEGGAPGLHFYTLNLSKPTLTVLSRIA, encoded by the coding sequence ATGCTGCCGATCAGCTTCGAGTTCTATCCCCCCAAGACCGACGAACAACGCGGTCAGCTCGACAAGACCGCGGCCAAGCTCAAGCCGTATGCGCCGAACTACGTGTCGTGCACCTTCGGCGCCGGCGGTTCGACCCTGAGCTACACGCCCGAGACCATTCGCCGGCTGCGCGCCAAACACCAGCTCGACGCGGCGCCGCATCTGTCCTGCGTCGGCGGCACCCGCGCCGAGATCCGCGAGCTGCTGCAGCTGTATCGCGAGATCGGCTGCAAGCGGCTGGTCACCCTGCGCGGCGATCTGCCCTCGGGCATGGCCAGCGCCGGCGACCTGCGCTACGCCAACGAGCTGGTCGAATTCATCCGCGCCGAAACCGGCGACCATTTCCATATCGAAGTGGCGGCCTATCCGGAAACCCATCCGCAGGCGCGCGACGCGCATTCGGACCTGGAGAATTTCAAGCGCAAGGTCCGCGCCGGCGCGAACGGCGCGATCACCCAGTATTTCTACAACGCCGATGCGTATTTCCGTTTCGTCGACGACGTGCGCGCGGCCGGCATCGACATCCCGATCGTGCCGGGCATCATGCCGATCTCCAACTTCAGCCAGCTGCGCCGCTTCTCCGACATGTGCGGCGCGGAGATTCCGCGCTGGGTCGCGCAGCGCATGCACGCTTACGGCGACGACGCCGACAGCATCCGCGAATTCGGCGCCGACGTGGTCGCGCGCCTGTGCAGCCGCCTGATCGAGGGCGGCGCGCCGGGCCTGCATTTCTATACGCTCAATCTGTCCAAGCCCACGCTGACGGTGTTGTCGCGGATCGCCTGA
- a CDS encoding GNAT family N-acetyltransferase, translated as MSEHPLDNPIWRSLRSRHRTLAVGDTRIARYPAQIAPFLGVAEAGEEIDDLLPTLLPPGDTALLLGRTPAVSARWELRHITDLAQMICPEPIDVPPQDDATRIVELDASHRDDVLALTALVYPHYFRPRTMDLGRYFGIYHDGRLAAMAGERMGTDDYTELSAICTHPDFLGRGHARRLLIYLSNDNHARGRMPFLHVSHENPRAIGLYERNGYRLRRDIAFWSLRQRGD; from the coding sequence ATGTCCGAACACCCACTCGACAACCCGATCTGGCGATCGCTGCGCAGCCGCCACCGGACGCTCGCCGTCGGCGACACGCGCATCGCGCGCTATCCGGCGCAGATCGCGCCGTTCCTCGGCGTGGCCGAGGCCGGCGAAGAAATCGACGACCTGTTGCCGACGCTGCTGCCGCCGGGCGACACCGCGCTGCTGCTCGGCCGCACCCCCGCGGTGTCCGCGCGATGGGAACTGCGACATATCACCGACCTGGCGCAGATGATCTGTCCCGAACCGATCGACGTACCGCCGCAAGACGACGCCACGCGCATCGTCGAACTCGACGCGAGCCACCGCGACGACGTACTCGCGCTGACCGCATTGGTCTACCCGCATTACTTTCGTCCACGCACGATGGACCTCGGCCGCTACTTCGGCATCTACCACGACGGCCGCCTGGCCGCGATGGCCGGCGAGCGCATGGGCACCGACGACTACACCGAACTGAGCGCCATCTGCACTCATCCGGACTTTCTCGGCCGAGGCCACGCGCGCCGGTTGCTGATCTACTTGTCCAACGACAACCACGCGCGCGGTCGCATGCCGTTTCTGCATGTGAGCCACGAGAACCCGCGGGCGATCGGGTTGTACGAGCGCAATGGTTATCGGCTGCGGCGGGATATTGCGTTTTGGTCGTTGCGGCAACGGGGCGATTAG
- a CDS encoding alpha/beta fold hydrolase translates to MNPLSRSRFLRRIALAAAVLIAAGSAQAKTVQFQDLSVEVVGKGRPVLMIPGLNSAGETWRETCAALQADHVQCHIVQLPGFAGAPAVKTDRFVDSMRDRLLAYIKDRKLAKPVVMGHSLGGFMALEMAIEQPKAIDRLVIVDSLAFLGALQNPAATAESVKPMAEAMRKRMTEQDADTYRLGVANAVKGMSLDEKRVATLVQWGEASDRATTAQAMYEMMITDLRPQLTKIKTPTLLLGSWAAYASYGATKESTTAIFKAQYATLDGVRIELSQAGYHFLMWDDPKWLQDQVRGFIDADAGHGG, encoded by the coding sequence ATGAACCCGCTATCCCGTTCGCGTTTCCTGCGTCGTATCGCGTTGGCCGCCGCTGTGTTGATCGCGGCCGGCAGCGCCCAGGCCAAGACCGTGCAGTTCCAGGACTTGTCCGTCGAGGTCGTCGGCAAGGGACGGCCGGTGCTCATGATTCCCGGGCTCAACAGCGCCGGCGAGACGTGGCGCGAGACTTGCGCGGCGTTGCAGGCGGACCATGTGCAATGCCACATCGTGCAGTTGCCCGGTTTCGCCGGCGCGCCGGCGGTCAAGACCGATCGCTTCGTCGATTCGATGCGCGATCGCCTGCTGGCCTACATCAAGGATCGCAAGCTGGCCAAGCCGGTGGTGATGGGGCATAGCCTGGGCGGGTTCATGGCGCTGGAGATGGCGATCGAGCAGCCCAAGGCGATCGATCGGTTGGTGATCGTGGACTCGCTGGCGTTCCTGGGCGCGTTGCAGAACCCGGCCGCGACCGCCGAGTCGGTCAAGCCGATGGCCGAGGCCATGCGCAAGCGGATGACCGAGCAGGATGCCGACACCTACCGTCTGGGCGTCGCCAACGCGGTCAAGGGCATGAGCCTGGACGAAAAGCGCGTGGCCACCTTGGTCCAATGGGGCGAGGCCAGCGACCGCGCGACCACCGCGCAGGCGATGTACGAAATGATGATCACCGACTTGCGTCCGCAACTGACGAAGATCAAGACGCCGACCCTGCTGCTCGGCTCGTGGGCGGCGTATGCCAGCTACGGCGCCACCAAGGAGTCGACGACCGCCATCTTCAAGGCCCAGTATGCCACGCTGGACGGCGTGCGTATCGAACTGAGCCAGGCCGGTTACCATTTCCTGATGTGGGACGACCCGAAGTGGCTGCAGGATCAGGTGCGCGGCTTCATCGACGCGGATGCCGGCCACGGCGGTTGA
- a CDS encoding sensor histidine kinase produces MSRTQLRTALADAAFWTGLAVFNLTLASVFGGLSSGSTLISVLLSLELWAVGGAMRRIALRRHWFERGPVRLALRLSLCILLGATLAQLLLIPALQLALSQGWVSLPQSTGFRPAMLFVYWANTAFMLGLWAALWSWTMAMQRYREGEIARLNAESLRNAFELDALRARLNPHFVFNALNNLRALINEDTERARELVTRLSNTLRHALDHSQRQQASLAEELAVVEDYLAVEAVHYEDRLRVQRDIDANALSARLPPMALQLLVENAVKHGIACTPGGGELSIKAHCENATLHIEVGNPGRIDPEPARRGVGLAYLRTRLAHAGNAGHFELRQRGNRVIAQLEIPQ; encoded by the coding sequence ATGTCGCGAACGCAACTGCGCACCGCCCTGGCCGACGCCGCGTTCTGGACCGGCCTGGCGGTGTTCAACCTGACATTGGCGAGCGTATTCGGCGGGTTGAGTTCGGGCTCGACCCTGATCAGCGTGCTGCTGTCGCTGGAGCTGTGGGCGGTCGGCGGCGCGATGCGGCGGATCGCATTGCGGCGGCACTGGTTCGAACGCGGACCGGTCCGCCTGGCGCTGCGTTTGTCGCTGTGCATCCTGCTCGGCGCGACCCTGGCGCAGTTGCTGCTGATCCCGGCGTTGCAACTGGCGCTGAGCCAGGGCTGGGTGTCGTTGCCGCAGTCCACCGGTTTTCGCCCGGCGATGCTGTTCGTGTACTGGGCCAATACCGCGTTCATGCTGGGCCTGTGGGCGGCGTTGTGGAGCTGGACCATGGCGATGCAGCGTTATCGCGAAGGCGAGATCGCCCGGCTCAACGCCGAGTCGCTGCGCAATGCGTTCGAACTCGATGCGCTGCGCGCGCGCCTGAACCCGCATTTCGTATTCAACGCGCTCAACAACCTGCGCGCGCTGATCAACGAGGACACCGAGCGCGCGCGCGAACTGGTCACGCGGCTGTCCAACACCTTGCGCCATGCGCTCGATCACAGCCAGCGCCAGCAGGCCAGCCTGGCCGAGGAGCTGGCGGTGGTCGAGGATTATCTCGCGGTCGAAGCGGTGCATTACGAGGATCGCCTGCGCGTGCAGCGCGACATCGATGCGAACGCGTTGAGCGCACGTTTGCCGCCGATGGCGCTGCAACTGTTGGTCGAGAACGCGGTCAAGCACGGCATCGCCTGCACGCCCGGCGGCGGCGAACTCAGCATCAAGGCGCATTGCGAAAACGCAACGCTGCACATCGAGGTCGGCAATCCCGGCCGCATCGACCCCGAGCCGGCGCGACGCGGGGTCGGTCTGGCCTACCTGCGCACGCGGCTGGCCCATGCTGGCAACGCCGGGCATTTCGAACTCAGGCAGCGCGGCAACCGGGTGATCGCGCAGTTGGAGATACCGCAATGA
- a CDS encoding LytR/AlgR family response regulator transcription factor produces the protein MNARALRVLIVDDTRLARQELRTLLAEQPDIELLGEADDVPSAQAAIARLRPDLVLLDIQMPSGTGFDVIEGLDSAPLVVFTTAYDQYAVRAFQANALDYLVKPVDASRLAEALQRARARLPETPWLGAAPRGLLGADDQVFLREGERCWFVALREISKIVVDGNYARVWFRGECALLARSLSALEARLDPALFFRANRNTLVNLRAVKAIDLAVNDGFELELKDGSRIEVSRRQSRELRERLAL, from the coding sequence ATGAATGCTCGCGCGTTGCGCGTGTTGATCGTGGACGACACCCGCCTGGCGCGGCAGGAGTTGCGCACCCTGCTCGCCGAGCAGCCCGACATCGAACTGCTCGGCGAAGCCGACGATGTGCCCTCGGCGCAGGCGGCGATCGCGCGGCTGCGTCCGGATCTGGTGCTGCTGGATATCCAGATGCCGTCGGGCACCGGCTTCGATGTGATCGAAGGGCTCGACAGTGCGCCGCTGGTGGTGTTCACCACCGCCTACGACCAGTACGCGGTACGCGCGTTCCAAGCCAATGCGCTGGACTATCTGGTCAAGCCGGTCGACGCCTCGCGTCTGGCCGAGGCGCTGCAGCGCGCGCGTGCGCGGCTGCCGGAAACGCCGTGGCTCGGCGCCGCGCCGCGCGGGCTGCTCGGCGCGGACGATCAGGTGTTCCTGCGCGAAGGCGAGCGCTGCTGGTTCGTCGCGCTGCGCGAAATCAGCAAGATCGTGGTCGACGGCAATTACGCGCGGGTCTGGTTCCGCGGCGAATGCGCGCTGCTCGCGCGCAGCCTGAGCGCACTGGAAGCGCGGCTGGACCCGGCGCTGTTCTTTCGCGCCAACCGCAACACCCTGGTGAATCTGCGTGCGGTCAAGGCGATCGATCTGGCGGTCAACGACGGTTTCGAACTGGAGCTCAAGGACGGCAGCCGGATCGAGGTGTCGCGGCGACAGTCGCGCGAGTTGCGCGAGCGCTTGGCGTTGTAG
- the ahcY gene encoding adenosylhomocysteinase → MNAVPKTFSTEGDYKVADITLADWGRKEIDIAEHEMPGLMSIRKKYAVAQSLKGVRVTGSLHMTIQTAVLIETLRDLGADVRWASCNIFSTQDHAAAAIAASGTPVFAWKGESLEEYWDCTLEALTFPGNGTDKHLGPQLVVDDGGDVTLLIHKGYELENGDGWVNTASGNHEEQVIKNLLKRVHAERPGFWHTVVRDWKGVSEETTTGVHRLYQLAEAGGLLVPAINVNDSVTKSKFDNLYGCRESLADGLKRAMDVMLAGKVAVVCGYGDVGKGSAHSLRAYGARVVVTEIDPINALQAAMEGFEVNTVESTLGRGDIYVTTTGNKDVLTLAHMQGMKDQAIVCNIGHFDNEIQVDALVASGAKHLNIKPQVDKYTFAGGNSIFLLAEGRLVNLGCATGHPSFVMSNSFSNQTLAQIDLWANKDSYEAKVYILPKKLDEEVARLHLEKIGVKLTTLTDDQAKYLGVSVDGPYKPDHYRY, encoded by the coding sequence ATGAACGCAGTACCCAAGACCTTCTCGACCGAAGGCGATTACAAGGTCGCCGACATCACCCTGGCCGACTGGGGCCGCAAGGAAATCGACATCGCCGAGCACGAAATGCCGGGCCTGATGTCGATCCGCAAGAAGTACGCCGTCGCCCAATCGCTCAAGGGCGTGCGCGTGACCGGCTCGCTGCACATGACCATCCAGACCGCGGTGCTGATCGAGACCCTGCGCGACCTCGGCGCCGACGTGCGCTGGGCCTCGTGCAACATCTTCTCGACCCAGGACCACGCCGCCGCGGCGATCGCCGCCAGCGGCACCCCGGTGTTCGCCTGGAAGGGCGAGTCGCTGGAAGAGTATTGGGACTGCACGCTCGAAGCGCTGACCTTCCCGGGCAACGGCACCGACAAGCACCTCGGCCCGCAGCTGGTCGTCGACGACGGCGGCGACGTGACCCTGCTGATCCACAAGGGCTATGAGCTCGAAAACGGCGACGGCTGGGTCAACACCGCGTCGGGCAATCACGAAGAACAAGTCATCAAGAATCTGCTCAAGCGCGTGCATGCCGAGCGTCCGGGCTTCTGGCACACCGTCGTGCGCGACTGGAAGGGCGTGTCGGAAGAGACCACCACCGGCGTGCATCGCCTGTATCAGCTGGCCGAAGCCGGCGGCCTGCTGGTCCCGGCGATCAACGTCAACGACTCGGTCACCAAATCGAAGTTCGACAACCTCTACGGCTGCCGCGAGTCGCTGGCCGACGGCCTCAAGCGCGCGATGGACGTGATGCTGGCCGGCAAGGTCGCGGTCGTGTGCGGTTACGGCGACGTCGGCAAGGGTTCGGCGCATTCGCTGCGCGCGTACGGCGCCCGCGTCGTGGTCACCGAAATCGACCCGATCAACGCCCTGCAGGCGGCGATGGAAGGCTTCGAAGTCAACACGGTGGAGAGCACCCTCGGCCGCGGCGACATCTACGTCACCACCACCGGCAACAAGGACGTGCTGACCCTGGCCCACATGCAGGGCATGAAGGACCAGGCGATCGTGTGCAACATCGGCCACTTCGACAACGAGATCCAGGTCGACGCGCTGGTCGCTTCCGGCGCCAAGCACCTCAACATCAAGCCGCAGGTCGACAAGTACACCTTCGCCGGCGGCAACTCGATCTTCCTGCTGGCCGAGGGCCGCCTGGTCAACCTGGGCTGCGCCACCGGCCACCCGAGCTTCGTGATGTCGAACTCGTTCTCCAACCAGACCCTCGCGCAGATCGACCTGTGGGCGAACAAGGACAGCTATGAGGCCAAGGTCTACATCCTGCCGAAGAAGCTCGACGAAGAAGTCGCGCGCCTGCACCTGGAAAAGATCGGCGTGAAGCTGACCACCCTGACCGACGACCAGGCCAAGTACCTGGGCGTGTCGGTGGACGGCCCGTACAAGCCGGATCATTACCGCTACTGA